The DNA sequence AATTTCAAGGTTTGACAAGTGTATGATTGACTAGTTATGAAATGCTTATTCCTGCAAGCGGTAGCTTTCTAGTCTTATTTTGTCTCTCATTTGTTGTAAAGATGCTGTAACAATATTTAATAAAGAAAGAACATACTGTACTGTGTTATTGTTGCCATTTGTATGTATCAGCATTTTGAGTTGCCAGCACTCTTATCCATATCGGTAAGCAGGCAGAGATTTTGTGCAACTATATGAAGTTTTGAAATCCTAGAAatatcacaggtagcccaggctcttTTAATGAGTATTTTGAACTGACTGGCTCATTGACCCTTAATAGAGAGAACTTGTTACTTTATGCAAGTATTCTTCCATAAAAATCCATTCTAAAATGCTATTCCCTCTTTAGTTGGAGTGATAGAGGGAATTCTAAATTTCACCTAACAGCGCTAAAGCGGCCCCAAATGCGCTCTAAATCACTTAAACAGTAAATAATAGACCACTACTACATCAAGATGTAGtgaatttatttcttttttatgaaAGAATACTAGCAACTCCTTATGTTCTCTCTATTAACGGTCAATGAGCCGGtcggttcaaattactcattgacagtgcctgggctacctgtggaaaTATTCCTCCCCTTTACTGGACTCCTGAGTCTGCCACTGTCATCATACTTGGGAGCttaatttagtgtccataCAGTAAAAGTGGGAGTCCATAATGGTAGTTTTTTAGGCCAATTCTTTGTATTTCAGCCTTGCATTTCTCTCCATATTAACCTGTTGCCATGGTGTCTCTCGACTGCTGCAGTGTCCTTGCACAAACTAACAGTAATTGGTATTATTATGTAGATCTGCAGTTTTTTGTATGCAAAGCTACAATAAAACAATCATATAATGCAACTGCTTGTTTTTTTGCCTGTGTTTGACTGAGTctcacttgttttgcttttgttttctaGTGAAAATCGAGAATCACTTTAATTATGTTGTGCCTCATGAACTGATTTCCTGTCAGGATACAGACTATACGAAGTAGCAATGATACCCTGTAGGCTATAATCAGTGATTTTAGCATTAAAAATCCATTCCCAAGTTTGCAGGGCGAAAAAAATGGTTGTGTCTTTATCAACCATGGCCTTAATATGGGTGATGGCCTTAATATGGGTGGGCTATAGCAGTGAAgaacatttcttttttaatatattgtATGTACAAAAGTGTTAATTGAACATGGATTGACTGAAAAATAGAATATGCGTAATAAATACAACATGTTTCCATACATTGGTAAAAATAGATGTTAATTTATGAACAGCAACTCGTTCAGCCCAAAATTATGCCAGAATTTAGGtggaaaatggaaaaaatataattgcTGTGTGTCAGGGTATTACTGGTCAGACTTCAAATGTGCACATGTGTGCACACTTGCATATATATTGAGATGGACTTTTGGGTGGAGCTATCTTTTTAACAAGTGGAGGTTTCAAGTAAATGACAATTAGAGGGGGTTAAAATGATTATTTCATTGCATTTATTCCCCTTGAACCCTTGGGCCTCTAGAACACAAAGAATTGATGGATGTGTTCTAACTTTTATAGTCTGTGTTGATGTCAAAAGCTGGGGCATTATCAGCTGCTGTCTTTATCCTCTGTATTCTTGCCATAATGTCTATACTCTGGTTTCAGCTCCCACATGTTTTTGTGTGGATTTTTGGTGTTGTATTGTGCAATTTCTTTAAGAATACTTTTGAGGTAAACCTGAAATAGGTAAAAAGAGACAGAATTTGCATGCAATAGTGGGAGGCAAATAATGTACAGAAATGTATAGTAAATTAACAATATATTTTCCTATGGTTTGCATGCTTTTTTCACTCATTTACTAGGGCAGAGGCAAAATAGAGGCTGACAGAGAAATTAAACAGGCCTTTTGccagaggagggggggggggcagaaaaACAACTTCTCACTAGTCTGGAATATCCAttcaaatgaaagaaaattaGTCACCACTGCAAACTAGACAAAATGATCTTGCCAAGtgaccctctccccctcccacTCAAAATCCAATTTACAAGCCTGAGATATACAAGGTCTCTACTTACAATTGGTTGCTGAGTTTTGTGGACCAAGTCCTTAAGATTATAATACTGGTGCTGTTCAAATGCACTGAAGAGAGACGCTTTAACGTCTTCTTCTGTGGCCCGAGCCCTCTTCCCTTCgtccttcttcttcttcttgtaCTCAATCTGAAACAGCATAGACACGTATAAGCTAGTTGTATTTCATTAATTAAGTTAGGGTTTAAAGCCAGAAGGCAATTAATTTTTTAGCTGTCAAATGAAGCACAGGATAAAAAGTTTAGCATTTGATTACGACAAATATACTACATGGGAAACCGTTTGTGTAAAGCTGATATAGGCGTACATACCTCTTATGGCCAGACACTACTAGTAACCACTAATACAgcatatgtacagtattttagTATAGCAATGTGCATTGCCTATAAAAGCTTAATTGTATGGTCAAACACCACTAGGTGTCTGACCATAGGATGAATCTATGCTTAGAAAGAATTCTTAGATTCATCCTATGGTCAGACACCACTACTGTGGCACTATAACATATCTGTCAACTCAACCGCATTAGgcaggtgtcacaagattttggacctcatcacaagccttatttttgtgagaatgttcacacattctctgtattcacccgcaTCGGCTCTCTTGagttttttcacatatttactgtatttcacccaaTTTTTACAAGATTTATGTCCAAGCTGGATGGACAGCTCTGCTATAGCATGTGTAGTGTCTGTTGTGTATAGCTGTATACTTACATTCATCTTATGGTCAGATACTGGCTTGTAGGCATTGGTAACAATCTTTTTCAGCTGCTGAGCCTGTCTTGCCGGCTTACTGGCCACCTGTATTGATTTTctgcaacaaaaaaaacttgctCTAGATGAATATAATATGTCACATACACTTTTAAAGAGTCTAAGACCAGTATTATTAATGCAAGGTATACACATGATAAGTCAATATTGCTACAGTACAGGTCTAGAGTAACATAACCTCCACTTGCGAGTACTCGAGACTCGTGCATATTCTACTTGAGAGTGGCTCGAGAGTATCGACTCACCGAATATTCATAAGCTTGAGAGTGTGAGTGATTTATTTCGTTGTTCACTAAAGCAATGacttgaaaatatttgggacTGCGTGCATGGTTAGTGAAGAAAACTCGGAAACATCGAACAATATTTTTTCGCTATCTCACGAACATTAGAAAAACAACTTCAATTTATAGAGAGTGTCACACATTCATTTCACAGGTCATTTCGCATACGAGAATGAAACGAACCGTCCTCgttgtttcttcatctgatcTCGCATGTTTGAGTTGTCATAACCTTTGTTTTGCTTCTGATCAGCCACAAACTGTTTGAGATATTATttcaagatgttttttttaaaagtgaATCAATATTTCCTACGAACATTTTTTGAAAAGCGTCAATGTATTAAATATTTCGTCTACGAAGAAAAGAATGAAGAAATGTCTTGTTTCTTTAAAGATCCCTGTATTTGAGTGATAATTCTTAAACCTTCGCATTCGCTAAAAGTGTGAGGGGTACGGTTTCTGCGAGTGGCAAGTGGCTACTTCTCGATTGCCTCATTAAAAGTGAGTCACGATTTTTGAGTGGTGAGAGTGCTAATGAGGACTCAACACTCGCGAGTGGAGGTTATGTTACTCTAGACCTGTACTGTAAGGTTGTGACTTTGAACATTATGGGATATCCGTGCAGTAAAGCACGCAATCCATTAACTCATGGTCCTCCAAGATGCTCCATAAAGATCATTTATTTAACATAATTTATGAGGGGATCTTATAATCATCACCTTTTATGAAGAAAATAGTCATTACTTGGATTCAAAGGTCGACAATCCGCTCTCTGAACAACCCTTCCTTCAACTGCAAGTTTCTCTGaggtataataataattaaagaaCTTATTAGAGCCATAAAACAGTGCAATGCTGAGCCCACATTCCTTGCCCCCGgggaggatttttttttttaagaatctCCAACTCCCCTTTTGGATATTTTTGTGgatgtaataataaaaaaaaataataataaagggTATTTCAACAAATGGGAATTAGAGCAGATTATACTGAGGTTACTGCTAGGGAAAATAGGAAAAACAGATAAGTTATGGTTAGGGCTAAACATTTTAACTCATATTTACTTTGCTACAAAAATTTAAGCTCTTTTTCTATTATACTAGTTCAATAGATAGCCATCATATGACTTATTAATCCCATCACACTGTGATTCACTGCTGTTGCATGATTTACCtgtcatttcttcatcttcagcACCTGGAAAAGGCAATGAAAGCATTCAGAGGACAATGGATTATATACATATCAATATGAATGTAATTGTAATTATCACTAATTATCACTattagcatcatcatcatcacagtAAATAATCTACAACATCATCtctaacatcatcatcatcatgagtAACTTatcgtcaacatcatcatctgcAAAATCATCACTAACAGAGAAAAATTAACACTGGTCGttaccaacatcaccatcgtcattaGCACAACAACAGATCTGCATTGAACAAAAACTTAATCTGCATGTTGACCCTTAAAAGAAAAGTTATGAAATTGTGTATACTTCAATAaacatatattatattatcaaATACACGAGCTGTGAAATCTTTTTTCCAAAGTAGAaagatattaaataaaatcaagtaAGCTTATGTACCCCAGTATTTTGAGAGACTGTAAACATACTTCGTACACTGTTAACAGATTATGTTGATGTACCTGAAGGACCTTCTGATAACACGACAAGTGGTTGCTCTACTTTTGACATCAACAGCTTAAAGTCTCGAGGGACCTTTGCTTCGCTTGAGTCTTCACCAACAGCTATAGGCTCGGCAAGTCTGTATATGATCTGGAATCAAGATATTCAAGG is a window from the Nematostella vectensis chromosome 9, jaNemVect1.1, whole genome shotgun sequence genome containing:
- the LOC5507820 gene encoding general transcription factor IIF subunit 2 isoform X2; this translates as MKEAGVRAFAYIIYRLAEPIAVGEDSSEAKVPRDFKLLMSKVEQPLVVLSEGPSGAEDEEMTEKLAVEGRVVQRADCRPLNPSNDYFLHKRKSIQVASKPARQAQQLKKIVTNAYKPVSDHKMNIEYKKKKKDEGKRARATEEDVKASLFSAFEQHQYYNLKDLVHKTQQPIVYLKSILKEIAQYNTKNPHKNMWELKPEYRHYGKNTEDKDSS
- the LOC5507820 gene encoding general transcription factor IIF subunit 2 isoform X1, whose product is MELDCNGAGRDVWLVKVPKYLSNLWMEKADPSGIVGTLKINKNPQKNEIIYRLAEPIAVGEDSSEAKVPRDFKLLMSKVEQPLVVLSEGPSGAEDEEMTEKLAVEGRVVQRADCRPLNPSNDYFLHKRKSIQVASKPARQAQQLKKIVTNAYKPVSDHKMNIEYKKKKKDEGKRARATEEDVKASLFSAFEQHQYYNLKDLVHKTQQPIVYLKSILKEIAQYNTKNPHKNMWELKPEYRHYGKNTEDKDSS